The following are encoded in a window of Bacillus sp. SORGH_AS_0510 genomic DNA:
- a CDS encoding MOSC domain-containing protein has protein sequence MNDLSIVSINVRTPQAFTYGEKTLLSAIDKKPVHGKIYLSTLNLDGDQQADLHFHGGPDKAVCVYSHDHYSFWESVLDTKLEVGAFGENLTVTGITEEEVWIGDVYELGEAIVQVTQPRQPCFKLATKLKQPKLPLMVQHTGYTGFYFRVLKEGTISSEDSLKLLERNPKNVSISYANKLKYKDKTNLDGIKKMLSLKELSKDWTETFTNRLKELET, from the coding sequence ATGAATGACCTATCTATTGTATCCATTAACGTGCGGACACCGCAGGCGTTTACATATGGAGAGAAAACATTGCTTTCAGCGATTGATAAGAAGCCGGTCCATGGAAAAATCTATCTTTCCACATTGAATTTGGACGGTGACCAGCAGGCTGACCTTCATTTTCATGGCGGTCCTGATAAGGCTGTTTGTGTCTATTCGCATGATCATTATTCGTTTTGGGAAAGCGTGCTCGATACCAAGCTTGAAGTCGGTGCTTTTGGTGAAAATCTAACTGTAACAGGAATCACCGAGGAAGAAGTCTGGATTGGTGATGTCTACGAATTAGGGGAAGCGATCGTGCAGGTTACACAGCCACGACAACCTTGCTTTAAATTAGCAACGAAGCTGAAACAGCCCAAACTGCCGCTCATGGTCCAGCATACAGGCTATACCGGATTTTATTTTCGTGTCTTAAAAGAAGGCACGATTTCGAGTGAGGATTCCTTGAAGCTTCTCGAACGGAATCCCAAAAATGTCAGTATTTCGTATGCCAACAAACTGAAGTATAAAGACAAGACAAATCTGGATGGAATCAAGAAAATGCTGAGTCTTAAAGAGCTTTCGAAGGATTGGACGGAGACCTTCACCAATCGCCTGAAGGAGCTAGAAACATAG
- a CDS encoding helix-turn-helix domain-containing protein → MEKKKYNISVEATLEVIGGKWKSVILCHLTHGKKRTSDLKRLMPNITQKMLTQQLRELEADGIINRIVYNQVPPKVEYELSEYGWTLQGILDSLCAWGEKHITKVYGDKFSVLEENILNEPLKE, encoded by the coding sequence ATGGAAAAGAAGAAATATAATATATCGGTGGAAGCAACATTGGAGGTCATCGGCGGGAAATGGAAGAGTGTGATTCTTTGTCATTTAACGCACGGGAAAAAGCGGACGAGTGATTTGAAGCGGCTGATGCCGAATATTACGCAAAAGATGCTGACTCAGCAATTGCGCGAGTTAGAGGCCGATGGGATTATTAATCGGATTGTGTACAATCAGGTGCCGCCAAAGGTTGAGTACGAGCTGAGTGAATACGGCTGGACGCTGCAGGGGATTTTGGATTCGCTGTGTGCCTGGGGTGAAAAGCATATTACCAAGGTGTACGGGGACAAGTTCTCCGTGCTCGAGGAGAATATTTTGAATGAGCCGTTGAAGGAATAA
- a CDS encoding HIT family protein has translation MCFEKNCPFCNPRQDREQHIVFENETCYFLQHNREQDVLEGSGVIVPKKHHANAFELTAEEWNDTYELLQKAKNYLDDRFSPDGYTLGWNVGEASNQTILHSHLHVIPRYNDEPLAGKGLRYWLKQQGNKRGK, from the coding sequence ATGTGTTTTGAAAAAAACTGCCCGTTCTGTAACCCGCGTCAAGATCGTGAACAGCATATTGTCTTTGAAAATGAAACCTGTTATTTTTTGCAGCATAATCGCGAGCAGGATGTTTTGGAAGGGTCTGGTGTGATTGTTCCGAAAAAGCACCATGCAAATGCGTTCGAGCTGACAGCAGAAGAGTGGAACGATACGTATGAGCTTTTACAAAAAGCAAAGAACTATCTCGATGATCGGTTCTCCCCGGATGGCTACACCCTGGGCTGGAATGTCGGCGAGGCTTCCAATCAGACAATCTTGCACAGCCATTTACATGTGATTCCGCGGTACAACGATGAACCGTTAGCAGGAAAAGGGCTTCGTTATTGGCTGAAGCAGCAGGGGAATAAGCGGGGTAAATAA
- a CDS encoding YciI family protein: MFVLLLKYIKPLEEVEKELEPHRAYLEKYYSLQKFICSGRQNPRVGGVILCNANNREEVEAIIQEDPFYSKEIATYDIVEFIPTMHAEEFEQFIS; this comes from the coding sequence ATGTTTGTTTTACTATTAAAATATATCAAGCCACTAGAAGAAGTAGAAAAAGAACTAGAGCCGCACAGAGCCTACTTAGAAAAATACTACTCCTTGCAAAAATTCATCTGTTCCGGCAGGCAAAACCCAAGAGTCGGTGGGGTCATCCTATGTAACGCGAACAACCGTGAAGAAGTCGAAGCCATCATCCAGGAAGATCCGTTTTACAGCAAAGAAATCGCCACCTACGACATCGTCGAATTTATCCCAACCATGCACGCAGAAGAATTCGAACAATTTATCAGTTAG
- a CDS encoding MFS transporter, with translation MNIFKFHRTIKIRLVESFLSSTIGGMIFPFMAIYLSHHFGAKTAGLLLLVNVFIGIVINFFGGYFSDQFGRKKVIVFAETLRFFAFFTMMLSNSPWFFSPMLTFFTMTANSICWGLAGPATQAMLIDVSKPEERKAMYSIMYWANNLSIALGGVIGGFLFKNYLFELLLALSAAALLTWVLITFFIEESYATEKTEGKAVREHVRGMMNGYKEVFLDRVFILFVLAGLLVLSMEFQLTNYIGIRMANEMSEQHLFGWSFGGIEMLGFLRTENTLLVVLMALVATKIVERFKDRHTLIVSCIVFVVGYAVISYSNNIWLLFVAMLAATVAEVLRVPVQQNYMAELPPEHARSSYMAVSGLTFNLAMLICSITVTLSSFLSKMGTTLFISSMGVIGILLFYRIVPALDQRVHGGEVESSMRTASHN, from the coding sequence ATGAATATATTTAAGTTTCACCGGACAATCAAAATTCGATTGGTTGAATCGTTTTTGAGCTCGACCATTGGCGGGATGATTTTTCCGTTTATGGCGATTTATTTATCGCATCATTTTGGAGCGAAGACAGCCGGCTTGCTGCTGCTCGTGAATGTGTTCATAGGCATCGTGATTAACTTTTTCGGCGGTTATTTTTCCGATCAGTTCGGCCGGAAAAAAGTGATTGTGTTTGCTGAGACACTTAGATTCTTTGCCTTTTTTACCATGATGCTAAGTAATTCTCCTTGGTTCTTCTCCCCGATGCTGACGTTTTTCACGATGACGGCGAATAGTATTTGCTGGGGATTGGCGGGGCCTGCCACGCAGGCGATGCTGATTGATGTGAGTAAACCCGAGGAACGGAAAGCGATGTACTCCATCATGTATTGGGCCAACAACCTGTCGATTGCCCTAGGTGGTGTCATCGGAGGATTTCTTTTTAAAAATTACTTATTCGAATTGTTGCTTGCGTTATCCGCTGCGGCGTTACTGACTTGGGTGCTCATCACCTTTTTTATCGAAGAAAGCTATGCGACTGAAAAAACGGAAGGCAAGGCTGTCAGGGAGCACGTGCGCGGAATGATGAACGGCTACAAGGAGGTTTTTCTCGATCGGGTGTTTATCCTATTTGTCTTAGCGGGCCTGCTCGTGTTGTCGATGGAATTCCAGTTGACGAATTATATCGGGATCCGCATGGCGAATGAAATGAGCGAACAGCATCTGTTCGGCTGGAGTTTTGGCGGCATTGAAATGCTCGGATTCCTACGGACGGAAAATACGCTTCTCGTCGTGCTGATGGCATTGGTGGCGACGAAAATTGTAGAGCGGTTTAAGGATCGCCATACCCTGATTGTCAGCTGCATTGTGTTTGTCGTGGGGTATGCAGTGATTTCGTATTCCAATAATATCTGGCTATTGTTTGTCGCGATGCTTGCAGCGACAGTAGCCGAGGTGCTTCGGGTGCCGGTGCAGCAAAATTACATGGCAGAGTTGCCGCCGGAACACGCGCGCAGCTCATATATGGCGGTGTCCGGGTTAACGTTTAATCTCGCGATGCTCATTTGTTCGATCACCGTAACGTTAAGTTCGTTTTTATCCAAGATGGGGACGACGCTTTTTATCAGCAGCATGGGCGTCATCGGCATCCTTCTATTTTACCGGATCGTGCCTGCTTTGGACCAACGGGTTCACGGGGGCGAAGTTGAGTCATCCATGAGGACGGCGAGCCATAATTAA
- a CDS encoding 3D domain-containing protein, with translation MQKTTKRIILMLLTMMLCVSGNMITYAQTNSDALHNAKQALDEKTRLVEQKEQEKQAVNKEIENIQHELESLYNTIEANKAEMAKTQKKIDDTNQLIEAKKEEIVHLEDKILARKDIMKQRAVAMQQNNNINLMINLFIESDSISDFIQRASAASTLIDADKDILTAQKEDLQKIEKDKAEIDKQEQALEKESQTLADQQAELDQNLQKRQQTLTAMQEKYNAIAQQVALAEQQKAGIESQMKSIQAKISQEAAAAKVRHVSKPAASPSNDAGVAISGKEMYVTATAYTPYDSGSVTALGYNIKENPNMKLIAVDPSVIPLGSKVWVEGYGVAIAGDTGGAIKGHKIDILVPTKAQALQWGRRTVKVVILQ, from the coding sequence ATGCAAAAGACAACTAAGCGTATAATTCTCATGTTACTTACCATGATGTTATGTGTATCAGGGAATATGATTACATATGCACAAACCAATAGCGATGCCCTACATAATGCTAAACAAGCGCTAGACGAAAAAACTAGATTAGTAGAGCAAAAAGAGCAAGAAAAACAAGCGGTTAATAAAGAAATAGAAAATATCCAACATGAGTTAGAGTCTTTATACAATACCATTGAAGCAAACAAAGCAGAAATGGCCAAAACACAGAAGAAAATCGATGATACTAATCAATTAATTGAAGCGAAGAAAGAGGAAATCGTTCATTTGGAGGATAAAATCCTTGCCCGCAAAGATATTATGAAGCAAAGAGCTGTTGCAATGCAGCAGAATAATAATATCAATCTGATGATTAACCTATTCATCGAATCTGACAGTATCTCTGATTTCATCCAGCGTGCGAGCGCTGCATCCACCCTGATTGATGCAGATAAAGATATCCTGACGGCTCAAAAAGAGGACCTTCAAAAGATTGAGAAGGACAAAGCTGAGATCGACAAGCAGGAGCAGGCACTGGAAAAGGAAAGTCAAACCCTTGCCGATCAGCAGGCAGAGCTTGATCAAAACCTACAAAAGAGACAACAGACATTAACTGCAATGCAGGAAAAATATAATGCCATTGCCCAACAAGTGGCGCTTGCCGAACAGCAAAAAGCCGGCATTGAATCACAAATGAAGTCGATTCAAGCAAAAATTAGCCAAGAAGCAGCTGCAGCAAAAGTGCGCCATGTTTCAAAGCCAGCCGCCTCACCAAGCAATGATGCGGGAGTCGCAATCAGCGGCAAAGAAATGTATGTGACCGCAACGGCATATACTCCTTATGATTCTGGTTCTGTAACGGCTTTAGGCTACAATATCAAAGAAAACCCGAACATGAAGTTAATCGCAGTCGACCCATCCGTGATCCCGCTTGGAAGTAAGGTGTGGGTAGAAGGATATGGCGTGGCAATCGCTGGGGACACTGGTGGTGCCATCAAAGGCCACAAAATCGACATCCTCGTGCCAACCAAAGCACAGGCACTTCAATGGGGAAGAAGAACCGTTAAAGTTGTTATTTTACAGTAG